A window from Chitinophaga filiformis encodes these proteins:
- a CDS encoding sensor histidine kinase codes for MKRLPVKSLVRASFTAALSIAILVALTSSAKEYSLSRAFAKSGVIFSAILFLSMYNVVIQVWLSRRWNYFSARFKLYRAIASFSGAVLLNFFLFRTVVYTDLRAFIIPDWYEEVKNRAVWPLLFMLHGIVFNIFVLIIHNYIILIHARNDAELENARLKFANTEAINQLLRQQIHPHFLFNALNTLKSLIRRHPDKAEEYLIHLSDFLRASISKGHKNIISLKDEIKLSTDYLEMQKMRAGEALKFSIDIDQQALNNRWLPAFSLQPLLENAIKHNVLTNEDPLYLDVVQEGDYLKVMNNLQVKHQTEASTGSGLMNLSERYKMLTGEDILIEDDGNTFTVKIKILQHAGGDH; via the coding sequence ATGAAAAGATTACCTGTAAAAAGTCTTGTACGCGCAAGTTTTACCGCAGCCCTTAGTATTGCCATACTGGTGGCGCTGACCTCCTCTGCCAAAGAGTATTCGCTTAGCAGAGCCTTCGCCAAATCGGGCGTCATCTTCAGCGCTATCCTGTTCCTGAGTATGTACAATGTAGTCATACAGGTCTGGCTTTCCCGGCGCTGGAATTATTTCTCGGCGCGGTTCAAGCTGTACAGGGCGATTGCCAGCTTTTCAGGCGCTGTGCTGCTGAACTTCTTCCTGTTCAGGACGGTGGTATATACAGACCTGCGTGCCTTTATCATTCCCGACTGGTATGAAGAAGTGAAGAACAGGGCGGTGTGGCCACTGTTATTCATGTTACATGGTATTGTGTTTAACATCTTTGTACTGATCATCCACAATTATATCATCCTCATACATGCCAGAAATGACGCGGAGCTGGAGAATGCCCGTCTGAAATTTGCCAATACAGAAGCCATCAACCAGTTATTACGGCAGCAGATCCATCCGCATTTTCTGTTCAACGCGCTTAACACCCTGAAGTCGCTCATCCGCCGTCATCCCGATAAGGCAGAAGAATACCTGATCCATTTGTCAGACTTCCTGCGGGCCAGTATTTCAAAGGGCCATAAGAATATCATTTCACTGAAAGATGAAATAAAGTTAAGTACAGACTACCTGGAGATGCAGAAAATGCGTGCAGGAGAAGCCTTAAAGTTCTCTATCGATATTGATCAGCAGGCATTGAACAACCGCTGGCTGCCGGCCTTTTCATTGCAGCCTTTGCTGGAAAATGCCATTAAGCATAATGTGCTTACCAATGAAGATCCCCTGTACCTGGATGTGGTCCAGGAAGGGGATTATCTGAAAGTAATGAATAACTTACAGGTAAAGCACCAGACGGAAGCCTCTACCGGCAGCGGATTAATGAACCTGTCAGAACGTTACAAGATGCTGACAGGAGAAGACATTTTGATAGAGGACGACGGAAATACATTCACCGTAAAAATAAAAATCTTACAGCATGCGGGTGGTGATCATTGA